A single genomic interval of Pomacea canaliculata isolate SZHN2017 linkage group LG5, ASM307304v1, whole genome shotgun sequence harbors:
- the LOC112565427 gene encoding protein PBDC1-like isoform X1 — MSFGANGLSAGEMQNVYSTLTSENLGNNSDIELRWAMKASDHAEVYFNLITSVEPRILRLTALDNEIYTKFRETFPDLKVDVLDEKELKSAESKEKWREFCEYFKEKVEDYNFGTLLRLNCKEDYSQENSIFCVRVQFLAIEIARNREGYNDELRYTHGKLTKPSDQRS; from the exons ATGTCGTTTGGAGCTAATGGACTG AGTGCAGGggaaatgcaaaatgtttattCAACGCTTACAAGCGAAAATCTTGGCAACAAC AGTGATATTGAACTACGGTGGGCAATGAAGGCAAGTGACCATGCAGAAGTTTATTTCAAT CTTATCACTTCTGTGGAACCTCGCATTTTACGACTTACAGCACTTGATAATGAAATATACACAAAATTTCGAGAGACTTTCCCCGACTTGAAAGTGGATGTTCTTGATGAGAAGGAATTGAAAAGTGCAGAATCAAAAGAG AAATGGAGAGAGTTCTGtgaatatttcaaagaaaaagttgAAGATTATAACTTTGGTACTTTACTGAGGTTGAATTGCAAGGAAGACTACTCTCAAGAAAACTCaatttttt GTGTGCGAGTACAGTTTTTGGCTATTGAGATCGCACGAAACAGAGAAGGCTACAATGATGAGCTTCGTTACACACATGGAAAGTTGACGAAACCTTCAGACCAAAGATCTTAG
- the LOC112565427 gene encoding protein PBDC1-like isoform X2, with product MSFGANGLSAGEMQNVYSTLTSENLGNNSDIELRWAMKASDHAEVYFNLITSVEPRILRLTALDNEIYTKFRETFPDLKVDVLDEKELKSAESKEKWREFCEYFKEKVEDYNFGTLLRLNCKEDYSQENSIFCVRVQFLAIEIARNREGYNDELRYTHGKLTKPSDQRS from the exons ATGTCGTTTGGAGCTAATGGACTG AGTGCAGGggaaatgcaaaatgtttattCAACGCTTACAAGCGAAAATCTTGGCAACAAC AGTGATATTGAACTACGGTGGGCAATGAAGGCAAGTGACCATGCAGAAGTTTATTTCAAT CTTATCACTTCTGTGGAACCTCGCATTTTACGACTTACAGCACTTGATAATGAAATATACACAAAATTTCGAGAGACTTTCCCCGACTTGAAAGTGGATGTTCTTGATGAGAAGGAATTGAAAAGTGCAGAATCAAAAGAG AAATGGAGAGAGTTCTGtgaatatttcaaagaaaaagttgAAGATTATAACTTTGGTACTTTACTGAGGTTGAATTGCAAGGAAGACTACTCTCAAGAAAACTCaatttttt GTGTGCGAGTACAGTTTTTGGCTATTGAGATCGCACGAAACAGAGAAGGCTACAATGATGAGCTTCGTTACACACATGGAAAGTTGACGAAACCTTCAGACCAAAGATCTTA a
- the LOC112565427 gene encoding protein PBDC1-like isoform X3 yields the protein MSAGEMQNVYSTLTSENLGNNSDIELRWAMKASDHAEVYFNLITSVEPRILRLTALDNEIYTKFRETFPDLKVDVLDEKELKSAESKEKWREFCEYFKEKVEDYNFGTLLRLNCKEDYSQENSIFCVRVQFLAIEIARNREGYNDELRYTHGKLTKPSDQRS from the exons ATG AGTGCAGGggaaatgcaaaatgtttattCAACGCTTACAAGCGAAAATCTTGGCAACAAC AGTGATATTGAACTACGGTGGGCAATGAAGGCAAGTGACCATGCAGAAGTTTATTTCAAT CTTATCACTTCTGTGGAACCTCGCATTTTACGACTTACAGCACTTGATAATGAAATATACACAAAATTTCGAGAGACTTTCCCCGACTTGAAAGTGGATGTTCTTGATGAGAAGGAATTGAAAAGTGCAGAATCAAAAGAG AAATGGAGAGAGTTCTGtgaatatttcaaagaaaaagttgAAGATTATAACTTTGGTACTTTACTGAGGTTGAATTGCAAGGAAGACTACTCTCAAGAAAACTCaatttttt GTGTGCGAGTACAGTTTTTGGCTATTGAGATCGCACGAAACAGAGAAGGCTACAATGATGAGCTTCGTTACACACATGGAAAGTTGACGAAACCTTCAGACCAAAGATCTTAG
- the LOC112565425 gene encoding uncharacterized protein LOC112565425 — translation METSSEKSSKAFSTPLEICSSDGTTVVTTCKQETDIELFNTCETTVTSSSIPVVFSSGGNISVLTSKKSKLGAVEVCADMYSATTLETATTVPVVLSSEGISMDVLADVTEKSDITSASLSASLINKTAVLVETPRGLVLSVGNEMRAVAYSNLADNADVQNSQLLSLGNTYIPVALLSQQSGLMEDQGGEVVFEGTGVAEVDGDGIGEQDGPIICTNELPMVTQQVLTVPACDAEEPKKKNRGWPKGKRRKATPEVCGPRAPMTGYVLYAIDRRQQIKQSHPHIHFTEVTKILGQEWSSMSPDKKQKYLDEAEKDKQRYIEELQAFQKSEMYQTLMKKKKLKDGDQSDEAGAVFTDLEDDTDELQCKACNLYFSSLHNKKEHMLGRQHLQVITDKLEKELKKQEKQDAALKENHSTCEDIVSPDTSVLLSENMDNSESCKLSSPVDVNSFIVEFIQKNYGREQEILALRQSLRKYVQDNWSICKQIQELRECESRLRQDMKNLTAHTSTLSAQINNLKMVPTLFGIVDF, via the exons ATGGAAACATCTTCAGAAAAGTCATCCAAGGCTTTTTCTACTCCTTTGGAGATTTGTAGCAGTGATGGAACAACTGTTGTAACAACatgcaaacaagaaacagaCATTGAATTATTTAATACCTGTGAAACGACAGTGACTTCATCATCAATACCAGTAGTGTTTAGCAGTGGAGGAAACATATCAGTATTGACTAGTAAAAAATCTAAGCTGGGAGCAGTTGAAGTGTGTGCAGATATGTACAGTGCAACCACACTTGAGACTGCTACTACTGTACCTGTGGTTCTTAGCAGTGAAGGAATAAGCATGGATGTTCTAGCTGACGTCACAGAGAAGTCAGACATCACATCAGCTTCTTTATCTGCATCCCTGATAAACAAAACTGCAGTCTTGGTAGAAACACCCCGAGG TTTGGTATTGTCTGTGGGAAACGAAATGAGAGCTGTTGCTTACAGTAATCTTGCTGACAATGCAGATGTTCAGAACAGTCAGCTGCTCTCACTTGGCAACACGTACATTCCAG TTGCATTGCTGTCCCAGCAGAGTGGCTTAATGGAAGACCAAGGAGGAGAGGTTGTCTTTGAAGGGACTGGAGTTGCTGAGGTAGATGGCGATGGGATTGGTGAGCAGGATGGTCCTATTATCTGCACCAATGAGCTACCTATGGTCACTCAGCAAGTATTGACTGTACCAGCCTGTGATGCTGAAGAACCCAAG aagaaaaatcGAGGGTGGCCTAAAGGCAAGAGGAGAAAAGCAACTCCAGAAGTCTGTGGACCTAGAGCTCCTATGACTGG ATATGTGCTCTATGCTATTGACCGACGACAACAGATCAAACAAAGTCACCCCCACATTCATTTTACTGAAGTCACCAAGATTCTGGGTCAAGAATGGAGCAGCATGTCTCCTGACAAAAAGCAG AAATACCTTGATGAAGCAGAGAAAGATAAGCAACGTTACATTGAAGAGTTGCAGGCCTTTCAAAAGTCAGAAATGTATCAAACActtatgaagaagaaaaaattaaaag ATGGTGACCAGAGTGATGAAGCTGGAGCAGTATTCACAGATCTGGAG GATGACACAGATGAGCTGCAATGCAAAGCCTGTAACCTCTATTTCAGCTCTCTCCACAACAAAAAGGAGCACATGCTTGGACGGCAGCATCTTCAAGTCATTACAG aCAAACTAGAAAAAGAGTTAAAGAAACAAGAGAAGCAAGATGCAGCACTGAAAGAAAACCACTCAACTTGCGAAGATATAGTCTCACCAGATACCTCTGTTTTGCTTTCTGAGAACATGGACAACTCAGAGTCTTGCAAACTGTCAAGCCCAGTTGATGTCAACAGCTTTATTGTGGAATTCATCCAAAAGAACTATG gtCGAGAGCAGGAGATATTGGCCCTTCGTCAGTCACTGCGCAAATATGTACAAGATAACTGGAGCATATGCAAGCAAATTCAAGAGCTCAGG GAATGTGAATCCAGATTGAGACAAGACATGAAAAACCTTACAGCACATACCTCTACTTTATCAGCACAGATCAACAATCTCAAGATGGTTCCAACACTGTTTGGCATTGTTGACTTTTGA